AAACGAGCCCGCGAACGCGGACCCGGTTACTTAACCTTTGTTTGGTTTACGCCAAGGAAGCCAGAATCTCGTATGATAGGAAATCCAACCGACATCAAGCTTATAGGACTGATCCAGCCCCATCTCATCAACAGCTTCATTGTAGGCAATAGCTCTGGAAATTTCGTTACGCTTCGGATCGTCGCTAATAGCGGCAATAGAAGCCCGAATAGATTCAAGATGGTCGCAGGCACCTTCTTTAGTCAAGTCGTTAAGAGCAGACTCAAAAGCGGCTTTCATTCTAAGTTCATTGGAGGAACGACGACCAAAACCATAAACCACGGAAAGCAACGCCAGAATGGAAGAAGCAAATCCCATTAAGCCGTATGTCAACTGGCCAACCGATTCGGCAATAGAAGTCATCGCAGTAAAGCCAAAAACAATGCCAACAAACGAGCATGCCAGCTCAAGTCTGCCGTAGTGGTCTGCATAGTCATCCGTTAGAAAGATGTTATAGCGGCACTGAAATTCAAGGTTATGCCGTTCCATTTCATTTCGAGAGACTTCGGTGGTGGCGGCGGAAACGGTGGAATTTTGTTCGCTCCCGGTATCGACAGCGCCAGAATTGAATTGTTCATTTGTTTTGTCCATGTCATGAAAATAGAATTAAAGAATTATGAATGCAAGGCAAGATAGAAAAAACCATCTCCCCCACCTTAGCGGGACGGTTCAGAAGCGGAACGGAAGCGGCGCTCCAGACTGTTATCATCTGCCATAAGGACTTGGTGTGCGTGCGGAGCCTGCTGAGTTAGCAGGGATGGTGTGCGCTTGGCGTTGGCGTGGTTTTGCGGTGGTGGACTTGTATTGTTACTTGCGATAGAAACAGAGCCGTAGCGAAGCCGTAATTGGGTCTATTTGCCTATGAGTGAGTATGAGGGTTATGTACACATAAGGATTAAAGGTTAATGAGTGAGTTATGGTTAATACTGCGATGGAGTGAAATGATATGAGATGAAGTGTAATGAGGTGAGGTGGCTTAATCAGTGCTTAAGCTGCGCTTGAAATTTGCTTAAAGCAAAAATCTACTTCTGCTTAAGCAGTGCTTAAGCAATGCTTGAAAAATTCACCATAATTTATAGGAGTTTATATGAAGAAAGACCTAACGTATATCTACGCAGTAGCCAAATACGCCAAGAAAGGGAAAATCCCTCCTGGCAAGGCCATTGACTTGATTATTGAGCGGATTCTAAGAATTTGGAGAACCTGATTCGGACCTTATTTCGTCCATAATCTCCCTAACGACCGCCTTCAAATCACTTCTTGTAGGCGGTTCAACGGACGGACAACGGTCATTTTCTTTCAATCTATTCGATAATTCTTCTCCGAAAAGTTCCGTGACGGTCATGCCGGCCTCAATAAGTCTTCCCATCGACTCATAACTAGGCACAGCCCTATTCGATGCCCATGCAGCCACCAAACTCTGAGAAACACCCACAAAAGGAGCCGCTTCTCGATGCTTCAGCTTCTTTCTATGCAAAAACGAATTAAAATCAAATTTTGGTTCCATAATAACCGCAAAAATAATTTTTATTAATCTTATTACAATTTTTTTTATAAAACCCCTTGTTTTTATTAATCAGATTAATTATATTCGTTACTGTGATTAACAAATAATCATTCTCATTAATAAAACAAGGAACGATAAATGGCAACAAAAGACCCGAACAACCAGGCAGTAGCTGTCAGCCTCGTGGCTATAGATGTCGCCAAGGCTGAACAGGATCGCCTAAAGGAAGCCGGAGTCAAAATGTCCCTCGGCGCAATAGTTTCCAAAGCCGTAATCGAAACATACAAAGGCAAGGAATGAAAAGTAAAACCGGCATTGCGTTTGTACGAATCGACATTCTCGAAAACTGGCGCTTCTGGAATAAGTTTCAGAAAACAGGCGATTTCGAAGCTGCCGGTAGAGAAGTGATTGCACAAGCAAACGCACTGCTTGAACAAGATTACGAAACGAACGAACGAGCAGCCATGCTTCTCAAGGAAGGTAAAGAATTCCAGACTAAGAAACAGAAGGCCGGTCAGAAAGGCGGCAATAAGAGAGTCGCCAACGAACGCGCCAAGGCTGCAGCAAAGAATAACGACCAAGTGACCGCATCCGACATAAGCACGAACGGCACACAGCTGGACGCAGCGAACGGTAACGCCGCTGACGATTGTAAAGTACCACCGTCCAGCGACAATTTGGTGGCAGATGGCGACACCCGCGAGGGCTCGCTGAACTTCGCTAACACGGGCAACCGTGCGCATCTGGAATCTGGTACATCTGCCACCACCGAAAATAGCCCGGCGGAAGCCCCCACAGGCAACGAAGGGGATGAACTCGCAATGCCCGAAGGAGGATCTCTCCTTAACTCCGACGGGTCGCTTCTGGAATCCGCCACTTCCGCTGGGCAACAAAATTCCGTGAGAGGCTCGGCAAAGCCCGCTTGCGGTCAGGTTGCCACTGGCCGCAAGCAATTGCCACCGCCAACGAAAGAAGCCGTCTATGACTTCGCCCGCACGGCAAAGCTCGACGCAGACGACGCCCGCGAATGGTTCGAGATCAACTTCGTGGACCGCCCCGGCTGCGACAAGGACGGCATCGTAATAGAGAACTGGAAAGGCCACTGCAAGAACTACTGCAGGGCAAAAATGAAGAGAAGGAAACTTTAAAAGGATTTGCATATATGAGCAACAACGCAACAAAAACCGAATATGAATGCTTGACAGTCACCGACGTCAAGGTCTATCCGTTCAGCCAAAGCCAAGGGCTTAACCACATCAAGGGCCTTGTGACCATCGTGTTCAATGACCAGTTCACCGTCCGCGGACTCCGCGTGATGGATGGAGAAAACGGCCTGTTCGTGGGATACCCTAACGATCCGTTCTACAAGGGAGACGAATTCAGATGCATCTGTCAGCCAATCTCCAGGCAGTTACGGGAACACATCGAGAACGTCGTACTGGAGAAGTACCAGGAGGAAGCCGCCAAGCTCAAGGACGAAGATGACTGACAAGGAACGATACGAAGCCGCGATGGAGGAGAACCACCGTCTGCGCGAGGAACTGAAGAACTGGAAGGAAGCTTTCAATGCACTTGTGATCGACGGAAAGGAACAGCAGGAAGATTACCGCAAGATTTCGGAGCTGTACATCAAGGAACAGCAGAAGAACGGAGAGCTGGAACAGATTAACCAGAATTTGACCAACAGGATGATCAAGATGGAGGTGGCTCTCCAGTTAAGGGAAGAACGAGGAGAAGACAATGACTGACGATATGGCTACGGACGAAGACAAGCTGAAGTACAGGACATACGAGACCTGACAGGCTTGGCTTTACCTACAGAAAAAAGCACTGCTCAAGGCTACGGAGCCAACCGAGTCAACCGGAATATGGGCGAAGGTCGCCATGGAATGCGAAAGGAAATTCAAGGAATGCCAGAATGAACTCAGAAGACTTCTACGCAAGAGTGAAAAAGAAAATCGAGACGCATCCGTTCGAGCCGAAGTGCATCGAGTCGACAATGCGGAAGGAGAACGCAAGGAAAGCTTCGCAAAGGTACGAGAAAACATTCGCCGCGAAGAACAAGCATCGCAAGTGGAGAAAGACCGATGCAGGCCGAAAGAGCGACCGGATACGAGGAGAACGCTACCGCGAAAAGAACAAGGAAAACGAAGATTTCATCCTTCGTAAAAGAAGGAACAGCCGGAACTGCTTCCGCCGCAAAAGGGAGAGAGCGTTATTCCTTGTACTGACGAATATCGACCAAGAAGCCCTAATCATCCATTAGGCACAGCGGGGCATGGAGAAGAGTACTACTCAGAGAATGCGTAGACGGTGACACTACTGGCAACAGCTATCTAGCCGCTTCGACACTCTTGGGGGATCGTTACCCCCCCCCGCATTAACAAAAGTTTACAAAAGGAATTAACATGAACTTCAACGAATACAAGAGCGCCGAGTATTGGCAGAAGGAAAGACACCTGGAAGCAGCAAAGAAGTGTGCCGAAAATTTCGCCACCGCACTTCTGATGACCGGCGTTTTTGCAATCTTCCCCGTCTTGTATTGCCTGGCAGGAATTTTGGACGGATAAGGTATACAATGGTTCACCCGGCAATCAAGAGAACCAACTACATGAACGCCCTGCACATGCTATGCATCAAGATGGAATGGACCAAGGAATACTCCTGGTACATCATGCGCAAGGAACCGGATTTGTGCAGGAACGGCGGTAGAGAAACCTTCATCAAGAAGGCCACCTGGTTACTTGCACACAACTACGATGGCATCCACACCGGGGCCGAGCCGTCACTTTCGCCAAGGCTATTGCCCAAAGATCACCCGTCAAGCCAACCGTTACGTTTTCCGCAAGGATGGAAGGAAGAAGAGAATGCAAATCCACAAGAACTATGTAGAGATCATCGGTAACCTGGGCGACGCCCCAGAGCTCAAGATGAGTAACCAGGGCCAGCCGCGCCTGACGTTCGACGTCTGCACAAGCGAAGCCTACAAGGAAGGCGAAGAATGGAAAAGCAGAAGCACTTGGCTGAAGTGTGTTGCATGGGGCAACATCGCAACCACCCTGGACCGCATGAAATTCGCTAAGGGAGAGAGAGTCCAGCTGGAAGGAAAAATCCGCAACAACAACTGGATCAACAGCCAGAACGGCGAGCATCACAACGATGTCTACATCCAGGTAAGCGAGATGCGGAAGATGGCAAAGCCAGCGAAGAGCTCCGACAACAGCACAGAAAAGTCTGCAAACGGAAATTCCGGAAACAAGTCTTTCAGCCAGACGACACAGAAGATGTTCGAGGAACAGCAGGCAAGCGCACAGATTCCGAAAGACGAAGACGACTTGCCGTTCTAGGGGGATGATCATGAAAGACAATGTTATTGGATTGCACGGAAAGTCCTACAACGGCACACCGTACACGATAAACGTGCAGGTTGTCGAAGGCAAAATCAAGACCATCGTACTTTGCGGAAAGCCGAGCCGAGACGTGGCCGAAATCGTCAAGGACTTCACGAATTGCCACGAGTCTGCACCTGAAAATATCGTGAACTCCATCAAGCTCACAATGATCCGTCACAACGAATATGTACAGACCGTGAGCGTATAATGCGCGATTACAAGTTCTGGACCACATCCGAGATACTGGCCCTAAAGGCGGGAATTATTCCTGCCGGTCGTACCCTGACTGCCTGCAGACGGATTTGCTCCAGAATGGGATTCAAGTTCCCCGGAAAAAAGGTAATCGAAGCGAACTCAGAACTTTTAAAAACCATCGAAGAAAAGGAAAATAAAAATGCGAAACATCCTCATGATTGATATCGAAACCACCGGCACCAAGCCTGGCTGCAAGGTGCTTTCCATCGGAGCCTTTGGCTTAAACGAAGAAGGTCAGCAGGTCAGTTTCTATGAACGAATCAATCCGGAACAGCTTTCCCAGGAAATGTTCTTTGACGAACCCTCCACCATGGAATGGTGGCGCAAGCAGGACGAATCCGTAATGCTGGAAGCCTTCGGCGGCGAGAAGGGCCCTGCAGAAGTCCTGAGCGAATTCAAGCAGTTCTTCTACAAGAACTTCAACCCCGGTCGCAGCAGCTGCAAGTTCACCGTGTGGAGCTGCGGCATTGATTTCGACTTCCCGATCCTTGGCGAACTGTTCGCAAGAACCGGCGTCTCTCCCCTGTGGAAGTTCTGGCAGCAGCGCGACTACCGCACCATCAAGGAACTGTTCCCCGAAGTAAAGGCCAACGAAGGCAACATCGAGAAGCACAACGCCCTGGAAGACGCCAAGGCACAGATGCGGGGACTCCGCTACTTCCTTGGTCTGCAGCTCGCTCCCGCAAAGAGCATCCAGTAGAATATAGCCCTGGCGGGCACAACACAACAACAAAACAAAAACACACTAGATGTCGGCGCCCTGCAACTCAGGCCCCAGCATTGAATTACACACCCCGCCAGGGTTTCACTTTAGCCCGATGGACGCATTTGATCTAGTCATTGAGTCCTCCTATTGGTTGTGTTGTACCGCGTCCGGAGGGCATCATTTTAAAAACCGAAAGGAACCTCTAATGAACAGCTCCAAAGCAAAACACATGAAAGACATTATCCACAATGTTGCAAGCGAATTCGCCGCAATGAGCAAGGTCATGAGCAGCAACATCAAGGACGGTCACCACAACCTTTGCTGCATCTGGATTGAAAACAACAGCCATACTGCAGTGGCATTTTCCACTCGTATCGGCTGTGCCCTGAACATCAGTCACCTGTGCGAAGAATCCCAAAATGACTATGCCGAGTGCATCGAGCTGGCCGCAGGCCACGCCGGTCTTATGCCCATTCAGTATTCCAACGGATACGCCCTTGTAACAAGCAAGAACTACGACGAATTCATCAGCCGCAACGGAAGGCCTATTTCCGAAGATGGTGAATGGAATCGCTTTGAATACATCGACTGGAAAAAAATCCTGCCCGAAATGGCCGTCTGTGAAAAGGCCATCGACAGCGGAAAGATGTTTGACCCGAAGCTTCTTGTAATTCTTGACAATGTGAAGAAGACCAACGAATTCAACGCCTTCTACGCAAGTCCACAGGAGCGCATGGTCTGCAGCGAAAGCAATAAGGTCTGCATTGCCGCCTATCCGGAAATGGTCCTGACAATCGTACCCATCGAACAGGGTACCGAACGCAACAGTTTCAACCCGGCCAACGACATGAAGCTGGAATATAGTTTCTTCAAGGCATAAGATGCGAAAGGAACGCACGAAGTACGGCCGCAAGACTTTCACGGTCAAGGAACTGCAGGATTTGCTTCCAAGGCTCGACTGCGACCGTGAAGAAGCCTTGAAAATCGGCGAAAGCATCGGAATGACAAAGCACGTAGTCGATACGCTCAGGAGCCTGCTCGGTTTCACAAAGAAGACTCCCGACATCATTCCGGAATCCACCCTGGACAGAGTAGTCGAAATATTCCTGGACAATCCGGACAAGAGTGCCTACGAACTGTTCAGGGAGTACAACGGCGAACTGAATCTTGCCTGCTACCAAAAATTCTACGAAATCCTAAGACGCCGTGGGATCGAGTGCAACCGTAAACGAGGCTACTGGTCCGTTTTCAAGGACAAGAAACTCCTGGACCTTAGGGACAACAAGAAAATGACATATCCGCAGATTCACGAGATCATGCCGGAAAGAACCATAAGCGCCCTTCAACTCCGATACGCAAAACTAAAAGGTTATATCGCACCAAGCAAAAGGAACAAAATCAATGAAAACGCAGCTTGACATGAGAACTATCGCAGTCGCGAAAATCATCCCCAACCAGAACAACCCCAGATCCGAAATCGGTGACGTTTCCGATCTGGAAGCAAGCATCAAGGCCCACGGCCTTATCTCTCCGCTGACCGTCCGCTGGAACGGTATCCGTTTCGAAGTGGTAGCCGGTTCCCGCCGCCTTAAGGCCCTGCAGAACCTCGGCATCGACAAGGTAGCCTGCAACGTGATTGACGGTCCCGAAGACAAGCTCTTTGAAATTGCCACCGCCGAGAACGTGAGCCGCAAGAATATGAGCCCCAGCGACGAATGCAAGGCAATTCAGAAAATGATCGACAACGGGACCGACATCTACAATATTGCCGCTCAGTTTGGGCGCACGCCCCGCTGGGTTATTGGTCGCCTGAAGATGGTGCAGCTTGGAGACGAAATCCTGAAGATGCTGGACGAAGGCGAAATCACGTTGGCTCATGCCGAAATCCTTACGATGGCGGACAGCGACGAAGATGCCAAGCGTTTTGCCGAAGAAGCCAAATACGAAACACCGGACGAACTTCGCGACATGATTTTGGCTGAAAAGAAGAATCTCGCCAAGGCTCCCTTTGACGTCGCAAAGATTTGTAAGAAGTGCGAAAAGCAGACTATCACTCAGCAGGACATTTTTGGCGACGTAACCGATAGCTTTTGTCGCGACGGAAAGTGCTACCAGCAGAACATCGCGAACCTGATCGAGCTCAAGAAAAAGGAATGCGAAGACCTGGGAATGATTTCGGTAGAAGGCGACGCATCTTTAATGCACTCTTTCCAATGGTATCGTTCAGAATGGATCCCCACTGATGGCGAACATACTGAAGAAGAAGATGAAATCATCAAGAAACTTAAGGAAGCTGACAAACATCCGTATTTCCTGATTGATACAACCGGAAACGTTTTTGCCAAGTGGCACAAGACCGAAGTTAAAAACGATGAAGATGACGAAGAAGAAACGGTCAAAAAGCCGTCTGAATACGAACGCAACCGTGACATCATGAACATCGTAAAAGACAAGGAAACCGAACTGATCCGCGGCAAGGTTGAAGAACTTTTGAGAGGCATCAGCGACGAAACTGCAGCCTTGATTCTCGCGGGCCTTCAGGACACACATTTTAACTACCAGGAAGTAGACGCTGACGGAAACGAAGAAGAAGTCGAAGATAGCCCCCTGAACCACATTAACGAATGCCAGGAAGATTACCGCTGCAAGGACGAAGGCCCCCTTAGCTGGGTTCAGCAGCTTTGTCTGGAAGTAATCTACGGACTTCGCGGTTACAACGGAATTGCAGAAGAACACCGCGAATATTTTGGCATTGACCACGAAAAAATCGTAGAAGAAGCAACCAAGGAATACGAAGAAGAGCAGGAGTAGAAAATGAATTACTTCAAGCTCGCCAGGGAACGTGAAGCAAAGGTATTCCTTGGCGACAGCCCCAACCTTCTGGCAACCTGCTACCGTTGTGGCCACAAGTTCAAAATCAAAGACATGTTCGAAGTAGGCCTGAACGTGTTCAAATGCACCCAGTGTGTAAAGGAATCAAAATGAACCTGAAAAAGAAAATCGCAGAAAAAGAAGAAGCTCGCCCGGAAAAGCAAGTCAAAGTGATGAACGCAAAGTCCGCCGAAAAGCCCGCGCAAGAAAAAAAGCGCGGCCGCAAGAAAAAGACTGAAACCACCGAGGAATCCTCGGCAGCTGTTTCCGAAATGGAAAAGACTCAGACCGAGTTCATTCCCAACTTTCGGACTCACCCCGGCAAGGAATCGTCGGTAAAGATTCCAGATCAGTCCGCAAAGGCCGACTGCGGCAAGCCCCAGCTTTCCCTTGTCCCGACGAAAATCCTTGAAGCAATCGCCTGCGTCCGTGAATACGGCAATCGCAAATACAAGTCCAAGGACAACTGGAAGACCGTAGAAATCGAACGCTACCGCGACGCAGCCTTCCGCCATTGGGCACAGTACATCGACGATCCCCAAAGCCGTGACGAAGAATCCGGCCTCCCCCACCTCTGGCACGTCGCCTGCAACATCTCATTCCTGGTAAGCCTGGAGGACAACAATGCAGATTGAAGACATCGTAACCAAGGCTGACCTCGACGCCTTTGAAAAGAGGATTATGGCGGCTATTACCGCAGACAGGACCAAGACCGAACCTTGTTTCCTTGACCTGGTAGCAACCGCCAAAAAGTACAATCTCAAGAAGGGAAAACTAAGCGAACTCGTCAGGACCGGCGAAATCGCTCACAGCAAGTTCGGTCGCAAGATCTTCATCGACACAAACGACATGGACGCTTACTTCCGCAAGAACCGCATCATGAGTGACGATGAAGCTTCCAGCAAGGCGTTCGCGAGGTCATAACATGGCTTATAACATTAAAACAACTCATCATGAATTAATCAATAATGTCTCGACCGAAATCAAGACCGACGCTACCGTTTACGAAATGAACGAAGTCAAGGATTACATCCAGGAATTCATCGAGCAGTTTACGGACTACTCCGACAAAGGTCTGATCAAGGTCGCCGTTTTCCACACCGACGATTACGGCAAGATGGACCTGAGAATGTTCTACACCTACAAGGAAAAGGACATGATCAGCTTCAACAAGGACCACGGCCGTCCAAAAATTTTGGAAACCTCAGAGGTGCAGGAATGAGAGGTTTCACTTACACTTACTATGGATTACTATTCCCTAACGGAATACTCAAATTCAAAACCAAAACAAGCAAAGACGCTTTTGCCAGAGCATCTGCAAAAACAAGCATTTACTTGTTCAGGATTGAAGACTGCATAAAACAAGTAGAATCATACAGCATTACATACAAGGAATGGCTCCGCGAATTGAACGGACTCCCGCAAGAACTTCACGAAGCCGCACAAAATATCATTGACAAAGAAACTCAAAAATAACATAGGAGACATAAAATGAAAAAGACAATCTTCGCAATCATCATCGCACTCGCATTCGTTGGATGTGCTCAGATCGACCAGACCGAACGCGGAATCATCCTTGAATTCGGAAAGGTGGACGAGGTCGTTGAACCCGGCCTTACCATCTACAACTTTATCACAAAGCAGGTCTTGAAGATTTCCGTCAAGACCGAACTGCAGGAAACTCGAATTGAATCCGGGTCAAAGGACCTGCAGACCGTCAATGTAACAGTTGCCGTAAATTACAGAATTGACCCGTCAAAGGTTGACCAGGTTTACACGCAGTACGGCATGAACGGTGTAGAGATTGCCCTGCAGCCAAAAATCAAGGAGACGATCACAG
This genomic window from Fibrobacter sp. UWH6 contains:
- a CDS encoding helix-turn-helix transcriptional regulator encodes the protein MEPKFDFNSFLHRKKLKHREAAPFVGVSQSLVAAWASNRAVPSYESMGRLIEAGMTVTELFGEELSNRLKENDRCPSVEPPTRSDLKAVVREIMDEIRSESGSPNS
- a CDS encoding SpoVG family protein, whose product is MSNNATKTEYECLTVTDVKVYPFSQSQGLNHIKGLVTIVFNDQFTVRGLRVMDGENGLFVGYPNDPFYKGDEFRCICQPISRQLREHIENVVLEKYQEEAAKLKDEDD
- a CDS encoding single-stranded DNA-binding protein, translating into MQIHKNYVEIIGNLGDAPELKMSNQGQPRLTFDVCTSEAYKEGEEWKSRSTWLKCVAWGNIATTLDRMKFAKGERVQLEGKIRNNNWINSQNGEHHNDVYIQVSEMRKMAKPAKSSDNSTEKSANGNSGNKSFSQTTQKMFEEQQASAQIPKDEDDLPF
- a CDS encoding 3'-5' exonuclease produces the protein MRNILMIDIETTGTKPGCKVLSIGAFGLNEEGQQVSFYERINPEQLSQEMFFDEPSTMEWWRKQDESVMLEAFGGEKGPAEVLSEFKQFFYKNFNPGRSSCKFTVWSCGIDFDFPILGELFARTGVSPLWKFWQQRDYRTIKELFPEVKANEGNIEKHNALEDAKAQMRGLRYFLGLQLAPAKSIQ
- a CDS encoding ParB/RepB/Spo0J family partition protein: MKTQLDMRTIAVAKIIPNQNNPRSEIGDVSDLEASIKAHGLISPLTVRWNGIRFEVVAGSRRLKALQNLGIDKVACNVIDGPEDKLFEIATAENVSRKNMSPSDECKAIQKMIDNGTDIYNIAAQFGRTPRWVIGRLKMVQLGDEILKMLDEGEITLAHAEILTMADSDEDAKRFAEEAKYETPDELRDMILAEKKNLAKAPFDVAKICKKCEKQTITQQDIFGDVTDSFCRDGKCYQQNIANLIELKKKECEDLGMISVEGDASLMHSFQWYRSEWIPTDGEHTEEEDEIIKKLKEADKHPYFLIDTTGNVFAKWHKTEVKNDEDDEEETVKKPSEYERNRDIMNIVKDKETELIRGKVEELLRGISDETAALILAGLQDTHFNYQEVDADGNEEEVEDSPLNHINECQEDYRCKDEGPLSWVQQLCLEVIYGLRGYNGIAEEHREYFGIDHEKIVEEATKEYEEEQE
- a CDS encoding dATP/dGTP diphosphohydrolase domain-containing protein, with the protein product MNLKKKIAEKEEARPEKQVKVMNAKSAEKPAQEKKRGRKKKTETTEESSAAVSEMEKTQTEFIPNFRTHPGKESSVKIPDQSAKADCGKPQLSLVPTKILEAIACVREYGNRKYKSKDNWKTVEIERYRDAAFRHWAQYIDDPQSRDEESGLPHLWHVACNISFLVSLEDNNAD
- a CDS encoding helix-turn-helix domain-containing protein; its protein translation is MQIEDIVTKADLDAFEKRIMAAITADRTKTEPCFLDLVATAKKYNLKKGKLSELVRTGEIAHSKFGRKIFIDTNDMDAYFRKNRIMSDDEASSKAFARS